The following are encoded in a window of Amaranthus tricolor cultivar Red isolate AtriRed21 chromosome 2, ASM2621246v1, whole genome shotgun sequence genomic DNA:
- the LOC130806479 gene encoding putative pectinesterase 11, which translates to MRTCMGGHSGPYIKHYLDQNHRHKFNVIFLLFDNIVLSFILSSIMASSSSTSSVVATPKDPSSAVLIRVDQSGQGNYKKIQQAIDAVPKGNSEYVFIWVKPGTYREKIVVPVDKPYITLSGTQAKDTIITWDDGDDIHDSATVSVFASNFVGRYLTFENKYGRKGKGVALRVAGDKAAFYGCRMLSYQDTLLDDVGRHYYKNCYIEGVIDFIFGNAASLFERCHVHSVNEVGKAAITAQKRETPWENSGFIFLGCKITGQGVGTTILGRPWGSHSRVIYALSYMSSAISPEGWQNWGDSTKESSVVYGEYKCYGPGANRTKRIAWSKGLSSEEAAPFLTKNFIGGRAWLRPAPTKFRKA; encoded by the exons ATGCGCACATGCATGGGAGGTCATAGTGGTCCTTATATTAAACATTACCTTGATCAAAATCATCGTCACAAATTTAACGTTATTTTTCTCTTGTTTGATAATATTGTACTCTCATTTATTTTGTCTTCGATAATGGCTTCTTCGTCTTCAACATCTTCTGTTGTGGCTACCCCAAAGGATCCATCGAGTGCGGTTCTTATTCGAGTCGATCAGTCGGGTCAAGGTAATTATAAGAAGATACAACAGGCTATTGATGCTGTGCCAAAGGGCAATTCTGAGTATGTCTTCATTTGGGTTAAGCCTGGAACTTACAG GGAAAAAATAGTTGTGCCAGTGGACAAACCCTACATAACTCTAAGTGGAACTCAAGCAAAGGACACCATTATAACATGGGATGATGGGGATGACATACATGATTCTGCCACAGTCTCTGTATTTGCTTCTAATTTTGTTGGACGATATCTTACCTTTGAG AATAAGTATGGAAGAAAAGGGAAAGGTGTAGCCTTAAGAGTAGCAGGAGATAAGGCAGCATTTTATGGATGTAGGATGTTATCATACCAAGATACTCTCCTTGATGATGTTGGAAGACATTACTATAAAAATTGTTACATTGAAGGAGTTATTGATTTCATTTTTGGCAATGCTGCTTCTCTTTTTGAG agatGTCATGTACATTCGGTAAATGAAGTTGGAAAAGCAGCAATAACAGCCCAAAAAAGGGAAACGCCATGGGAGAATAGTGGCTTCATCTTCTTGGGATGCAAGATCACAGGCCAAGGGGTAGGAACAACAATTCTTGGAAGGCCATGGGGATCACATTCCAGGGTCATTTATGCGCTTAGTTACATGTCTAGTGCAATTTCACCGGAGGGATGGCAAAATTGGGGCGATTCCACCAAGGAGAG TAGTGTGGTCTACGGAGAATACAAGTGCTATGGACCCGGAGCTAATAGAACAAAGAGGATTGCTTGGTCAAAAGGCCTTTCAAGTGAAGAAGCTGCACCTTTCTTGACTAAGAACTTCATCGGTGGAAGAGCCTGGCTTAGACCTGCACCTACCAAATTCAGAAAAGCTTAA
- the LOC130806480 gene encoding probable pinoresinol-lariciresinol reductase 3, protein MERSRVLIIGATGSLGYDIAKASLNESHPTFVLVRDSSFSDPLKSQKLHSLSNAGALILKGCLEDEKSLIEALKKVDVVICAIPSREALAQKSLIRAIKLAGCIKRFFPSEFGLDPDKVRVSGMDHDFYARKAEIRRLVEAEGIPYTYISCNFFMRYLLPSLVQPGLKVPPRDKVTIFGNGNVEGVFVKELDVAAFTISAVDDPRTLNKTVYLRPAGNVYSLNELVSLWESKIGKELNKVFVSEEELLTQIKETPYPKNMELVFIYSAFVKGDQTYFDIEASGGVEGTKLYPHLMYTTISQYLDTLF, encoded by the exons ATGGAGAGAAGCAGAGTGCTGATAATTGGAGCAACAGGAAGTTTGGGTTACGACATCGCAAAAGCCAGTCTGAATGAATCCCACCCTACATTTGTTTTAGTAAGAGATTCTTCATTTTCTGATCCTCTCAAATCTCAAAAGCTTCATTCCCTTTCTAATGCAGGTGCCCTTATTCTTAAG GGTTGTTTGGAAGATGAGAAGAGCTTAATTGAAGCACTAAAGAAAGTAGATGTGGTGATTTGTGCTATCCCATCTAGGGAGGCTCTTGCTCAAAAGAGTTTGATTCGAGCTATTAAACTTGCTGGTTGTATTAAG AGATTTTTTCCTTCGGAATTTGGATTAGATCCAGACAAGGTGCGCGTATCTGGCATGGATCACGACTTCTATGCAAGAAAAGCTGAAATAAGACGACTAGTAGAAGCAGAAGGGATTCCATACACGTATATCTCTTGCAACTTCTTCATGCGCTATTTACTTCCGTCTCTAGTTCAACCTGGACTAAAAGTTCCTCCAAGAGACAAGGTTACTATATTTGGGAATGGAAACGTTGAAG GTGTGTTTGTGAAAGAACTCGATGTTGCAGCCTTCACAATCAGTGCAGTGGATGATCCACGTACCTTGAATAAGACTGTGTATTTGAGACCAGCAGGAAATGTTTACTCACTGAATGAACTAGTTAGCCTTTGGGAAAGTAAGATTGGGAAAGAATTGAACAAAGTATTTGTTTCAGAAGAAGAGCTTCTTACCCAAATCAAAG AAACTCCATATCCAAAGAACATGGAACTTGTGTTCATATACTCTGCTTTTGTGAAAGGTGATCAAACATACTTTGACATTGAGGCATCTGGTGGTGTTGAAGGAACTAAGCTATACCCTCATCTTATGTACACCACTATAAGCCAGTATTTGGACAcccttttttga
- the LOC130806481 gene encoding 3-ketoacyl-CoA synthase 4-like, translating to MAETIQTPSFNRVQIQQRRLPDFLQSVNLKYVKLGYHYLMSHLLTLCLLPLMSAIFIQVSQMQYDDVFYLWLQLKYNLLSIITCCTILVFGSTVYFMTRPRSVYLLDFSLYHPPSHLRVRFKDFIEHSRLTGDFDESSLEFQRKILERSGLGEETVVPEAMHSIPPKPSMEAAREEAEQVMFGTLENLFSQTKINPKEIGILIVNCSLFNPTPSLSSMIINKFKFRGNIQSYNLGGMGCSAGVIALNLAKDLLQVHRSTYAIVVSTENITQNWYFGNKKSMLIPNCLFRVGGSAILLSNKTKEKCRAKYQLVHVVRTHRGANDKAFRCVYQEQDEKGKVGVSLSKDLMAIAGDALKTNITTLGPLVLPISEQLLFFLTLIGRKFLNVKVKPYIPDFKLGFEHFCIHAGGRAVIDELEKNLNLSSVHVEASRMTLHRFGNTSSSSIWYELGYIEAKGRMKKGHRVWQIAFGSGFKCNSAVWRALRNVKPSPKSPWLECIDRYPVQITD from the coding sequence atggCGGAAACCATCCAAACGCCGTCGTTTAATCGTGTTCAGATCCAACAACGACGTCTACCGGATTTTCTCCAAAGTGTAAATCTAAAATACGTCAAACTTGGTTATCACTACCTTATGAGTCATCTCCTTACTCTTTGTTTACTTCCATTAATGTCCGCCATTTTTATTCAAGTTTCTCAAATGCAATACGACGACGTCTTCTATCTTTGGCTTCAACTCAAATACAATCTCCTTAGTATCATCACTTGTTGTACAATCCTTGTATTTGGATCCACTGTCTACTTCATGACCCGACCCAGATCCGTTTACTTACTCGATTTCTCATTATACCATCCACCCAGCCATTTACGGGTCAGATTCAAGGATTTTATAGAACATTCTAGATTAACTGGAGATTTCGATGAATCTTCACTTGAATTTCAAAGGAAGATTCTAGAACGTTCTGGATTAGGCGAAGAAACAGTTGTTCCAGAAGCAATGCATTCAATTCCTCCAAAACCATCAATGGAAGCTGCAAGAGAAGAAGCAGAACAAGTCATGTTTGGTACATTGGAAAATCTTTTTAGTCAAACAAAAATCAACCCAAAagaaattggtattttaataGTAAATTGCAGTTTATTTAATCCAACCCCATCATTATCTtcaatgataataaataaatttaaatttcgtGGGAATATTCAATCATATAATCTTGGTGGAATGGGATGTTCAGCAGGTGTTATTGCATTAAATCTTGCTAAAGATCTTTTACAAGTTCATAGGAGTACTTATGCAATTGTTGTTAGTACTGAAAATATAACACAAAATTGgtattttgggaataaaaaaTCAATGCTTATTCCCAATTGTTTGTTTCGGGTTGGCGGGTCGGCGATTCTGCTTTCGAATAAAACGAAAGAGAAATGCCGAGCCAAATACCAGCTTGTTCATGTTGTCCGCACGCACAGGGGTGCGAACGACAAGGCTTTTAGGTGTGTTTACCAAGAACAGGATGAAAAAGGTAAAGTTGGTGTTTCTCTTTCTAAAGATTTGATGGCTATAGCAGGGGATGCACTTAAGACTAATATTACAACTCTTGGTCCTTTAGTACTTCCTATAAGTGAACAATTGCTATTCTTTTTAACCCTAATTGGAAGGAAATTTTTAAATGTGAAAGTGAAGCCTTATATTCCTGATTTTAAATTAGGGTTTGAGCATTTTTGTATTCATGCTGGTGGAAGAGCGGTGATTGATGAGCTTGAAAAGAATTTAAATTTGAGTTCGGTTCATGTTGAAGCGTCTAGAATGACACTTCATAGGTTTGGTAACACATCTTCGAGCTCGATTTGGTACGAGCTTGGTTATATTGAGGCTAAAGGAAGGATGAAGAAGGGTCATAGGGTATGGCAAATTGCATTTGGGTCGGGTTTTAAGTGTAATAGTGCGGTTTGGCGAGCGTTGAGGAATGTTAAGCCTTCACCTAAGAGTCCTTGGTTAGAGTGTATTGATAGGTATCCTGTTCAAATTACTGATTGA